In Anthocerotibacter panamensis C109, the sequence CTTTTGCGCCCCAGATACAGTTGCCAACAGGGGTTAGCTAGAGCTAGATCCAACGTATTCAGTAGAGCCTGGTCCCCCTCTAAACCCACCAAATAATCCGAATCGGCAATGTAATAGCGGTGGCTTGGTAGCGTATTGGCATTCTTCGCATCCAAACTATCCATCACGGTGTGATAATCCTGCTGCATCACCCCTTCCTTATTGACCCGCACTCCCATCCGCAGGGCAGCTAGGTCTTGGACCGTCTCCCACCGAGGCCGCCCCAGCGCCGCACAGAGCAGGCCTACAACCGCTGATTTTGTTGGCTCCGTCCTTGAATCTCGGATCGTAAAGCGACTGTGATCCCCCCAACTCATCATCGGGGCACGTAACCGCAGTAATAGTGTAGGCACCTTAGCCTCCTGTCGGGAATGCAGCAGCAACTGCTTCATCCAGCAGGGTAAGCAACGCATCCTTTTTTGCCCCGTTTAGGCTTCCCAGGTGTTTCTCCAAACGAGTCAGCGTGACTATCCCCTGATAATCTGAGCCATTCCCATACATTTTGGTCAAATCAACCCAATGCTCCTCGAATTGCCGGACGGCCTTTTCTAATAAACTCAATTTGTCAGAGGGATACACAGGATTTTCGAAAGCATCGACCAAGGAAATCGGCTGACCCTTACGCACCACTAACATCACCAAAGCCGGTAGACTATGCGCGGCAAAGGCATTCTGATGTCCACTGGGAATCGCTTTGATAAAAGCTTCGACAAAAGCTTGAGCCACTAATATACTTTGAGCCACCGAGCCAAGATTTTTCTGGAGCTGCACTGTATCCAAGACCGCAAACCGATAATAGGTCGAACTGTTGTAACCCGTTTCCCCCATGTGGTCAGCACCAGCATCATTACTGGCACCCAGGTCATCCACTGCTGTAAAGAAATCAAACTCCTGCTGTAGCGCATGGACACTAAGCGCATGAGCCACCTGCACCGCTGCATCCACATTCACCGTCGGTAGAGCCGCCATCATCCGCCCAAACAGAGCCACATCCCCCGGTTTGAAGCTGTCCTTTAGCCCATGTTCAATGACTTTAGGAATATTCGGGTCTTTCGTCGGCAAGGCGGGCTTTTCTTCCGAAACCTTCCGCTCAATCACCCCCCAATTTTCAATCAAAATATCTGCAATTGCTTGAATCTCAGTCTTCCCCAAAAAGAGAATGGTTTTAGATTCAATCTTCTCCCCTTCAAACTTTGCCCCCAAAACTTCGAGAGCCAATTTAGCAGCAGTTTCAGCTTTAACCTCCGCAATATTCTGAGCTTGAAGAATCTGCTTCAGCTCCGGCATCCAAGCCCGCGAACGTTCGGCAAAATGTTTCGGCTCAATCATCGAATTTTCTTGATAAAACTTGCGAGCCGCCCGTTTTTGGCACTGACTCGAAATCCGAGCCCGAGGACGTCCACCAAAGACCGTAGACTTTGGCATCCCATTCTCATCCCGGTTCAAATTAGCAGGGGCAAAACTTTGTAACACATGGATTTCCAATTGCATGATCGTTCTCCTTAATTAGGTAAATGGGCAAAACAGATCACCCTTCCTCATCACCCGGCTCGATAGCCTTTAAAATCTGTTTGATGATTTTGGGATGTAAAGTCTTCCCTGAATGGAAGGGCAACACAATTCGTAGACGGGCTTTACCGTAAATGTGATGGCTCCCCTCACTCCGCAGAAACACGAAACCCGCCTTGAGTAAAAGACGCTCCGCCTCCTGAGCCGTCAGTCTTGGCGCTTTAGGCAACCTGAATCTCCATCACCGTCGTTTTAATCTCTTGGTTCAAGAGTTCCTGTCGCTCTGCCTCCGAAAGCGTCGAGAGATAAAGCGAAATTGCCTCCCGGATATTGTGCTCAACCTCCTCTGCTGAACCCCCTTGGGTCTGACATCCTGCTAGGGCAGGACAGTAGGCGTAGTAACCATCTTTATCTTTCTCAATCACCACCGACAAACGCAAAATCATGCTTCTTCTCCTTGCCAAAAATCACGAGCCCATCGGTCTTGAACAAATTGTTCTGGATGATCCCAAGAACAAAGATCTGCAATCAAGCGCGGATAATCAATACGTACCTCCTTTGTTTTCATCTGTCGTACCAAGGCAGTCAGTGGAGTGCGTAAATCTATAAGATCCGTATCCAAGAGAGCCCGGAATCGTCGTTCAGTACCTCCCGATGCACGCTTATCTGCCAAACCCCGACAGCTACTCCCAAAACTCTGCTGATCTGCACGTAGTGGCTGCGGGTAATACACAGACAAACAAGCAACCGGAATCCATACCTGTTTTTGCTGATAAGCCTTGGTTCCATCAATCAAGGGAATCAGATAAGGAAACACTGCGCGGACATGCCTCGGCTCACCCGAAAGAGCCCGCTTCAATTCGGCTTGGGCACCGTTATCCGAAGCCACCCGTTTGTGTAGGCGTTCCAGGTAATCATGGGCTCGTTCCCAACGCGGTGGACTGTTAACTGTGGACATGAGTTATCTCCTGAATGACTTGGGGAGTAGAAAACTTGCGGAGTTTATGGAGCAACAAGTTGAGCGCTCGCAAGGCAAGAGCGCGGGCTCGATAATCCCGGATAGACTCGATAGATTCGGTAAAAGCCTCACGAGCGGCATTTTGTACTGTCTTTTCCCAAGCTGGCAAGCAAGTACCGCCATAGCGCGTGATCTCATTTTCATCCGTTTCCTTATCCTTCGGTAGTTTGTAGAGCAATTCCGTAAATTCTCGATCCAACAGAGCCCAATAGCGAGCCGCCCCCCCCAAACTATGGGCTAAACTCCCCGCATCACCATACTTGAGAACTTCAGCCAAGACGTAATAAGGGCTCCCACGAAAGGCACGGAATGCCTGTTTATTTTCTTCAGCAATCACCGTAGCTTGTTTGAGTAAACCAGCCAAATCTTCATGGGTAATATAAATCGTCGGGGTTGAGAAATTCTCAACACTCCAACCCAAAGGCTTAGCCTTATCCGCAGACATCCCAAAGACCCGGAAACATAAAGTATCTTCAATGACTCCATCTAGTACTAATTCTGCGAGCCAATCAATGATCTGGGGACGGTGATTCTTATCAGCCGTTAGTAAAAAACAATGGGCATCCCGCCAGAGTTGACGGTCTAAAGAAATACGTACAGGCTTCCCATCTCGATAGGGAATATGGCACTCCCATTGCTCAACTTTAATCTCTTCAGGAAAAGAATGCCCCATGGTAATAGCCAACTGCTTAATGCGCCCATTTTCGGCAAATAGACAGAGCCTGCGCCACGGAAAAGACAGGTAATTAATATAGCCCTTAGGAATTTCTTTTTTAGGGATTCCTGTATAACCAATTTCCCAATTTGCTGTATCTTGACCAGATACTCGGCTCGGTATCTCTCCAGCAGGATTGTACTGCATCAAGTTGAGTAACATGGTCTCTTGAAGCGTAGAGCCTTGAATCAATAGATTTGCAGAATTAATTGTGGGTGTTGAACTTGCGGTGGATGGGCCTTTTTTAGGAGGATAAGAAGATCTTAGGCTTGAAACATCCACAGCATTCAAGCGAATCAGTAACCGCGCTGCCTCTTGAAAAGAAATACTATATCCACTCCACTCATGTTCATGCGAGAAGACCTTTGAGGTGCTCATCGTGTGCAGCGCAAAAACAGACACTGCTTTATCTGGTGTTAGCGCCTTATCTTGCATAAATGGGTATTCAGGATGAAATAAATCAAAGCGGTCGGCTCGCTCTTGTAGGTAAGCAATCACCTGTTGCCCGTTATCTTCACGAATTTCAAGCCAGTGGTCTATGTTGCGTGGTCCCTGGTAAACACGGTGCATCAGAGCCAAAAGAAAGCGATGTAGAGCAAGCGTAGTTGGTGGGTTCTCTGCTAGGATCTCCCGCTGTGTCTCCCAAGTTTCAAAGAACGTAATCAATGAAACTTCCCGCCGTTCAAAGTTTTCATTTACTACCGGAATCCAAGGCTCTTGCGTCAGGTTAAAAGACATTATTGGTCCTTACTTTGCTGAAGTTTTTCAATCACCACGCCCATTTGCTCATCCAAAATGAGCCGCCAGTCACTAACAAGCGCTTCCCTCGATTCATCCAAGACTACATGGCGACAATTCCGCAAGAGAGCCGACTTCCAGATCGAGGGTCGAGCCTGCGCTAAAAGTGCGTTCACGAGCCCCTTTTTACCCAGACGGGTGCTATGCGAAAGCAAAGCTTGGATCTCTTCTAATTGAGGAGTCTTCTCCAGATCCACTGCTAAGCCAGTTCTAGGTAAAACCAGACCCTGAGGCGTTTGTTGTAGAAAAATCGTCGTAACCGAGGGCTCCCCCATACGGGTCATGTGCATGATCGCCCCCTCGTCATCTTCTGTAGCCCGACGGGTGAAGTTATCCACTTTGGTTTCTTCTAGGGTCGGTGGAATTCGTGCATCAGAAGCATTGCTCGTCATCACCTCACAATCCAGACAATACGCACTGAGCGATTCTTGCCAGTCCGTTGCATGGCTAGGCTCTACCTCAGCAGGAATTACAGCCTCTAGGTCATAGACCGACTCAATGAGCATATCCATCTCTTTTGGCAAAACCACACTCACCCGATGGCGCAAGGTGAGCCAGGTTCGTAACAGAATATGACGGTCATAAATATAGCCGCTTTCGAGAAAATTAACCATTCCTTCTGCGCTAATCTTGGGCTTTACGAGCCAGAGTGCAGGCTCCTTGAGCCGTGGGGGTCGTTGCCGTGGGCGTTCAATTTTATGCTCATCCTTACCCATTTCTTCGATGTGATGCCGATGTTCTCGCCCCGAACGCTGCAAGAGCAAATCAATAGGCGCTAAATCAGAAACCATCACATCAAAATCTACATCCAGGCTCTGTTCAATCACCTGGGTAGCGACCAAAACATACCGAAGAGGACGGTTACTCCCCTCTTTTCCAAATTTATCTAAACAGTCTGCCTCAATCGCCTCCCGATCTTTAAACAGAAACCGAGCATGAAAGAGTTTTAGTTCTGCTGGCTCAAAATAACCTTGCAACCGGGCATACACCTGCTGAGCCCGGTCTACTGTCGAGCAAATTACCGCCGCACAGCCCCCCTCTTGCAGCGTACCGCGTAATTCCTCAGCCCAATGGTCATCCGCCACCCAGTGCAAATGTAAAGTCCGGCGCACATGCTCAGAAGCCTCAAAAGGTTTTACCTGCACGCCCTGTGCTGTCAGAGCCGTCAAACGTGGGTAGGTCACCTCGGGTAGAGAGGTCTGACGAAAGCCTGCCCCCCGTGCATAAGCCTGCACTAACTGAGCCCGTGTGGATCTAGGTAACGTAGCCGATAGCGCAAGTACCGGAGAACCCAGAAGCGCAAGCCACTCCACAAATCGTTCCAAGAGCGTGCTGGTATAGAGGTCATAGGCATGAATCTCATCCAAAATCACCGTCCGACCCGCCAAACCAAAGAGCCGCACAAATTGGTGCCGTGACCTGACAACTCCCATCAACCCCTGATCGAGCGTCCCCACCCCATAAGGACTTAATAGGGTGCGTTTTCGCGCAGTATGCCACTCACTAGCAACAACTCTTCCTTCTTGGTCAAACACTTGGTCGAGCCGACAGCTCGATTTAATGTACTCGGTCTTGAGTACGGCGGCTCCGTGGCTCAGGGTCAGATTAATCACATCCTCTGGATACCGTTTGCCCAAAAAAGCTTTCGTCCGTTTCCACATCGCATTACTGGTTGCTTGGGTCGGTAGACCAATATAAAACCCACCTGTACCTGTTTGATGTTGTAGATAATCAGCCAAATAAAGAGCCGCTTCCGTTTTACCCTCCCCCATCGAAGCCTCAACTAACACCAGACAAGGGCTCGTCAGGCCAGCAGTCAGCGCAATCGCGGCCTCTTGAAGTGGGCGGGGAGTAAAGCCTGCAAAAAGCTCAGTAAATGGTAATGGCTCACCTGTCTTAGCCTGCGACCAGCCCAATTTTTTCAGCGCTGTCTCAGCTTTATCCTTGAGTCCTTGTGCATATTCTTCAAAAGGTTGATCTGGAGTATAAGGAAAGGACTGCTCATTAGAAGCCACCCAGTCTGCAACGGTTGTCAAGCCTGCCAGGAGCATTGCTGCCGCGTTATCACACTTCGTCGGAGCAACGGTCCAGCCCACAAAAGTATTGAGCTGTTCAAAAATCACCCGTCGAAAGCAAGGCCATTTCGCCTCGCCCATCTGAACCTTGGGCAGACCTTTTATCTCCTGAGCACTGGGAAAGTAACCGTGATGCCCTCCGACAATCTCTGCCAAGCGTCGAGCTAAACGGTTATTAATCCCATGCTCCACCAAAAATTCTGGCAAAGTCTTTGCAGTAATCAACCCATGTCCAGTTTTTTCTAAACCTTGAGCATATTTGAACCAGCCCTCATAGAGTTTACTTCCCGATAGCATTTGACCAATATTGCTCACCTGATACTGAAAAACTGGACTCACTTTACCCAAATCATGGGAGCCAGCCAAAAAGCCACAGCAGCGAATCAGGTCTTCTCCTGACAAACCCAAACCCTTTGCCAGGGTTACTACTGCCACCGGACTCAGATAAGTCCTCACCATCTCCATGGCCACGGCTGCTGTGTCTGCCAAGTGACAAATTACGGGATGGTATAACGGCTCCCCATTTGGCCCCAACTGGCCCTTTCCTGTCTTAGCCCAGAAACGTTCTCTGCTCTGCTCCATTCGCTTATCCCAGCTTTATCTTCAATAAATCACTACGACCCTGTAATCCTGCTTCAGTTCACCCTGCAATTATTTTGCAGTCTTGTAAACTTGAACCATGCTTTCCACCTCCTCCCGCACCATCTGCACTAACTCCTCCGGTCCTTCTACCACCGCATCCTTCCCATAGCCCAGCACCCAGCGCTTCACCTCAGCCAGACCCGGCACACTCATGAACAGGGTTAGGGAGCCGTCGCCATGTTCGGTAATTTGCTGAGATGGGTGCCAGCGCCGTTCCCGGATATATGGGGCGGCCTGTTTGGAGAAACGGATACGCACTGCCCGAGGAGTCCCCCCTACCTCTGTTTGGAAAATCATTTGCAGATGGTCATGGGCATTGAAGGTGGGGTCGCGGCTAAACTCCTCCTCCAATAACCGCAATTCGCGGATGCGGTCCACCCGGAACCAGCGGATTTCCTGACGGCGATGGCAGTAGCCAATGGCGTAGGGATTGGTCCCCCGATAGATATGGAGCAGATAGGGGTCAAACCGGCGGGTGGACAGGCTGTCGCTTGTGGGAGTGTAGTAGGTCATCTCCACCCGCCGGTTATTCTGGCAGGCTTCAAACAATTGCTTCCAAATCTCCGGGTTCAGGTCTATCAAGCCGCCTTTACCAAAGTAAATACGCTCGTCTACGACTGTTTGTAAGTCTACCCAGGCCTGTTGAGGCAGGCGGTGCACTAGCTGGTCAATGGCTGATTCCAGCTCTTGAGCGTAGGCTGTCCCCGCAGCAGCAGTTAACATACGACTGCCCAGCATCAGGGCAAAGAGTTCACCCTGGGTCAAGGGCACTAAGGGCAACCGCCACGCCGGGTCGCTATACAAATAACCCCGTCGCCGGTCATACTCTATAGGAGCATGAAGCCGGTCTCTCAAGAAGTTGAGGTTTGTATGGATGGTTCGTTCACTGACTTCGAGGGATTGGGCTAACTGTTTAACAGTTTCCGCCTGACCGCTACGGATGAGATCATCCAACTGCAACAAACGCTCAAATTGCCGGGGGGATGTGTTTACCATGACGACCAGGGATGGAATGCTCTTACTAAGTGGGTGGCGCGTGCCTAAGCGGGGGAGGGTTGAGGATAGGGATGTGGGTCAGGATTAAGGAGCGTAGGACAGGACTAGGCTAAACAGAACGCGCAGCGAGAGCCGTGACTAATGAACGATATAGTACCCTGGCTTAGCAAACTACAAAAATAGTTTACGGATTCTTTATAAGGTTTGGCTGGTATCGAAAGCCAAGGAAGGTTACTGGTTCCGCCCCCTGGGTGTCTCTCCAGCAAGCTCCTAGTCCCTCTCCCTTGATATATTTCGCCTGACCTCGGGGTACAACTACAGCAATGAACAAAAACCCCGTCAGTTATCTGCGCCTCGACCTCACCGTCCAGTTTGGCTCCGGCCTCTGGGACGACCCCAAGCTGGTCGCCTTGGCCTGCACTTGGCTCACCCGCAACGGCTTCGAGCCCAACACGCCCAACACCTACGCCATTCTCCATGCCGCCAAGGTCACCCGCAACCGCCGCGCTGCGCCCACTCTGGTCATAGCCTTGCCCTTCTTCCGCTAAAACGTGCCAGTCCTAGTTACTCTCAGCGCGGTGCTTTGCTCAGAAACAACAACCACTTCGCGTAATCCAGGCAACGGCCTATCACCTGACGCGCCTTCTGGCTACAAGGGTTAAATTTGAGAACTTTTATTGAAGGTGTAGACCTTGGTTGCTCCATTAGCTAGATCTCTCATAAGCAATTCTGTCCGGTCTTCGTACAGCAAGATCTTCTCTAGCAGATAGACGCTCCCTTTCAGTTTCCACTGTGTACCTTCCGCGAGGGTGAAAGTTCCTCCATTTGCGCTCAAACTCAACAATGCCGTAGAGCCGTTCTCCCCAGTCACCACCCCAAGAAGCTCAAGATTGGGAGGTTTCCCTTCACCAAAGGTAGGCGGACGGACAATGGGTTTACCCGGAGCTTGCAATGGACCCGGCGGAGGCGTAAGGCTGGACGCAACCGTGGTTGGCGGCGCGGGCAAGATTTTCAGTGTTGGAGGGGGCGGCGGTGACAAGGTAGGGAGTGTTGGGCGTGTGGCCTGCCCTAGCAGCGGTCGGCCTGAGAGAATGTATTCTCCCTTAGGATTGGTAAGGTTGGAGGGCTCTGGAGCTTTAGGACGGGCGGGCTGCACGGGATGAATTTGTCGAACTGGCGGTGCGCTAGCACCTTCACCAGCACCTTCGTTGATGAGGAAAATACTGTAGGCCAGGCCGGTCGCTATCAGACCAGTGGGTAGCATGAGCCAAGTATTTTTTTTCTGTTGGGAGATCCTCCCAAGAATTTTGCTCCAGGCAGTTAAACTCGCCATATCAAGCCCCTCCCGGTCTAAGAAACGCGAAAAGAAAGTACCAGAGCGCCAGAAACCCTGCCCCCGCTCTTCTCGACCAGCTCGGCCCCAAGTCGTTCGCCTGCCTGGACCGGGGGAGCTTGATTCTTTGATGACCCTGGTCGGTAGCCGTGAGGAGATCTTCCTCCATAGTCTGGAGAACCGCCTCCCCTCCCGCCGCTGAAGGCTGCTTTCTGATTGAGAGCAGGAAAATTAACACTTCGGGGAAGTTCTTAAAAAACCGCTCTATCTGCTCCGAGCGCTCTGGATTCATGTAGCCCGGAGTCGGGTAGGGCCGGACGCCCAAACTCCCTAGGAAATCGGCCCGCTTGGTGCCGGTGCCTAGGGTCAGGACTAGACCGGGGAGGTCACTTTGTTTGAGGGTCGCCGCTGGTGGCAAGTCCTGGACCCCATCCATGTCGAATAGGGCGCTTTTCGCGTCTCCCAGCATCAAGAGCTTGAAGCGGTCGCTGTATTGCTCGGCCCACAGGTCGTAGGCTGCCAAGCGGGCATCGTCCAGTGTTCTGACCGGGAGGCCGTGAAATTCGCCGACCTCATCGGATAACAGGAGGTCTTTGCGACCTGGAACAGGTAAATCTTCTAAGGCCCCACGGCAATAGGCAAAGGCACTAAGTCTATGCCAGCTTAAACAGCACCCAAAGTCCTTGAACAGCAGATAGAGGCGCACCATCAGAGTAACTCCTGGGGTCGTATGAGTGATGGTCCTGTAACAAGCTCCTGTTTCCCAGGGCCCTCCGGCTCTTTGGGAAGTCCTGTCAGTTTTACCCTGAGTGCCCTTTGCTTTTGATTGAATTGGCTCAGGATAGCTTGGATATCTTCAAGCACTTGCTGCACAGCGGTGGTTTCCTCGGGAGCAGTAGCGCCCAACGAGCCGCTGGTGGCTGTTGCCATCAGAAGCCGCTCCCAAGCTAGAATTTTGCTTGTCCAGCAATTTTTGAGGTAATGCACATCTTCTATTCGTTTTGTCTCAGCAAAAAATACTTCGGATGTGATTACACCCCCACCCCATTCTTGGTTGAGCCTACTAATCAACTCCTGCTGGAGTTTCTCCATCGGGATCTCAAGGGTTTGCAGACTGGTGACCAAGTCGTCGGTCAGCGTGATGCCATAGCCAGCCAGCTCACGCCGTACCTGCGCCTCGTGAACGTGATGGACTCTTTGCACTGATAGTAAATAATCCATAGCTGTTGCTCCTATGCAACTGAGGTTTGCTGCCGTAGCTCGGCCACCTTCTCGCGGACCTGGGTCCGGGTTAGTCCACAAAATGGGGCTGCGTCCATCGGGTCCAGGGAGGAGTGGGCGACGCAACTCCAGGAGCGCCCGGATACCCCTCGGTAGAGCTGCTGCCGGAGCAATACGTGGTCGGTCAGTGTTGATGCCACGGTGGGGCTAGCTACGGGAGATTGAGCGGAGGTGAGCGCTACGGGTTCTGTTTTGGCCTGCTCGTTATTTACCACCACAGGCCGAGCGGTTGCCTGTACTCTGGCTTCCTTCAGTTGCTGCTGGAGTTGCTGCTCTCGTTTCAGTGCGACCTCGTCGGCATGGCTTAAAAACCGGAGTAGCTCCTCTCGGGTGAGGGTCGCCTCGGGGCCAAACTTTCGCTCCTCCGACTTAAGGCGCAGCAACCCCCGGGCAATCAGCCTTTGCACCAGGGTATTTTGACCGGGGTCCAAATCCTCGAAGGCGACCTGTTGATAGGTAAAAACTTCTGCAGCGGGTGTATCCATGGTGAGACTCCGTTAGGGATAAAAAACGCGGGTTTCGGTGTAACGCAGGGTGGTACCTGATAGGTCGTACACCCCATAGCTGGCCGCGCCGGGGACAGCCGCGCCGACTAAGCCTGAATTCTGGATCTGGCGGGTCCGCGTGTAATCCCTTATCCACGAGGGGATAGCGCCCCCGCCTGCGGGATTATAGAGCTGGGGCCACAAAGGGGGCGTGCTGGTATCAAGGCAACCATCGGACCCGGTGGTGGTGGGCGGCAGTTGAGCGGGGAGACACCCTTGCTGACTGGTCCAGTTCTCCAGCGCGACGTTCAAGCGCCCCACCTCAATGCTCTGGCTCTGTTGGCGCACACCACTCAAAAGGCTACCCACAGAGAGGGTTGTACTGGCGCTCAAGAGCCCGAGGATAGCAACAATAGCGACTACTTCAAGGAGGGTAATCCCTCGTGTGTTACGCAAGGGCCGCACTGAGCACCTCCCCAAAGGCCGTGAAGAAGTAGATGGTCGCCGTGAGCAGTAAGGCTGCGGGCAATAAACCGACCAACTGCCAGATAAACGCGGTGGATTCGGCCAACTTGTCGCCCTGCTCCAACAGGACGTGATACTGCTCTTCCAGGGGTTCAAATAATCCGGTGACGCCGCCTTTATCTGCAAAGCAGAGGGTTCGGCGTACCTCCTGGGGGATGCGTCGGGCCTGTTGCACGGTTGAGAAGAACTTTTTGATGGAGAAATCCGTCCCGCCAGTCCCAGAGTCAATGGCACGAATCCAGTCCGGGAGTTGCCCGATAGCCTGACCCAAATACGCCCCTAGGCCCGAGCGTGCGCCGTCTACGGCCTGATCTAGAGGTACTCCCGAGCGGATGAGTATCAGCAAAACTCTGAGGAACAACCCCCAGCGCTGCACCTGCCACAGGTCGCGGGTGTAGGGGGTACTGAGCATCACCCGGTCGAGGTTGTAGCGGCCAACGGGCGTGCTGATGAGGTAGAGGAAGCCCCCCACCACGAGCCCCAGCCCGCCCAGCATGTACAGCCAGTTTTGCCCGATACTTTGCAGCAGCCCCGCAATCAGGGCAAATACCGGAAAGCGCGGTTTGTAATCGTAGGTGCCCAGTACTTGTAGCTGGGGCTCCACGGCGCTTTGAGCCACGATGACCACCGACCCAAACGATAGCAAGAATAGACTTGCGCCATAGATGATTGGGCCTACTATCTTGCCTAAAATTTGCCCATTATCTTTGAGCGTGCTCGCAATATCGCGCAGGGCTAGTTTTAGAGATTCCTCACCCTGGCCCTCCGCAATTAGGATCAAGCGGCTAATCTCAGGAGGAATCCACTTGGGAAAGCTCAAGAGCGCCTGGGCGCAGGGCTGTCCCGCCTGAGCTTGCCTCAGCATCTTTTGATAAATCTGGGCCTTCCCAACATCTTTAGTCGCGGTGCTGACATCAAGCAAATCCTGGAGCACCTCGACCATACTCAAGCCGCTGACCATCCCAAAACGCCAACTGTTGAGAAACGCAATGGTATCCTTCTTGGTCCAAATGACAAACTCTGTCTCCCACCAAGGAGTAGACTTTTTTTGTGGTAGTTGGCTGGTCGTCATGGCTACTCCCTTAAGGATTGATAGGCTTCCCGGTATTCACTCAGAAAAGGCCGCACGTCTGCCCAGGCCACTTGGCCTGTGGCGAGTAGTTCTTCCGCACAGGCGAGATAAGTGTATTGGTGCTCTTGGATGGCCTGAGCGAGCAGTGTATTGAGTTGCGCTCCATTGAGCATTGCCTCCCGCAAGGCCACTGAGAGATAAAGCGCTTCGGTCAGAGGGGCGCGGCCCTGGGCGAGGTACCCCACCTCCCCACCCGTGCGGATGCACCCTGGATGCATACACCCCTGCCCGCGCACCCGCCACTCCTGAAGGGTGAGCCCATAGGCTTTGCGGATGGATTCGGGTACGCGCTCCGCCCTGGAGCAGTTGGGGCAGATGCGATACAGCAGGGCTTGGGCGACAATCCAGCGCAGATTATCAATCAGAGCACTGAGTGCGCCGTAGTCTACGGC encodes:
- the cas5e gene encoding type I-E CRISPR-associated protein Cas5/CasD; this translates as MPTLLLRLRAPMMSWGDHSRFTIRDSRTEPTKSAVVGLLCAALGRPRWETVQDLAALRMGVRVNKEGVMQQDYHTVMDSLDAKNANTLPSHRYYIADSDYLVGLEGDQALLNTLDLALANPCWQLYLGRKSFIPSCPVRLGVVADSLIEALKNHPYAKPSKNPPERLRYVLEVPNSLDIRRDVPIDWEKRVFGSRCVETTFREVS
- the cas7e gene encoding type I-E CRISPR-associated protein Cas7/Cse4/CasC — its product is MQLEIHVLQSFAPANLNRDENGMPKSTVFGGRPRARISSQCQKRAARKFYQENSMIEPKHFAERSRAWMPELKQILQAQNIAEVKAETAAKLALEVLGAKFEGEKIESKTILFLGKTEIQAIADILIENWGVIERKVSEEKPALPTKDPNIPKVIEHGLKDSFKPGDVALFGRMMAALPTVNVDAAVQVAHALSVHALQQEFDFFTAVDDLGASNDAGADHMGETGYNSSTYYRFAVLDTVQLQKNLGSVAQSILVAQAFVEAFIKAIPSGHQNAFAAHSLPALVMLVVRKGQPISLVDAFENPVYPSDKLSLLEKAVRQFEEHWVDLTKMYGNGSDYQGIVTLTRLEKHLGSLNGAKKDALLTLLDEAVAAAFPTGG
- a CDS encoding type II toxin-antitoxin system HicA family toxin: MPKAPRLTAQEAERLLLKAGFVFLRSEGSHHIYGKARLRIVLPFHSGKTLHPKIIKQILKAIEPGDEEG
- a CDS encoding type II toxin-antitoxin system HicB family antitoxin; the encoded protein is MILRLSVVIEKDKDGYYAYCPALAGCQTQGGSAEEVEHNIREAISLYLSTLSEAERQELLNQEIKTTVMEIQVA
- the casB gene encoding type I-E CRISPR-associated protein Cse2/CasB, which translates into the protein MSTVNSPPRWERAHDYLERLHKRVASDNGAQAELKRALSGEPRHVRAVFPYLIPLIDGTKAYQQKQVWIPVACLSVYYPQPLRADQQSFGSSCRGLADKRASGGTERRFRALLDTDLIDLRTPLTALVRQMKTKEVRIDYPRLIADLCSWDHPEQFVQDRWARDFWQGEEA
- the casA gene encoding type I-E CRISPR-associated protein Cse1/CasA, which produces MSFNLTQEPWIPVVNENFERREVSLITFFETWETQREILAENPPTTLALHRFLLALMHRVYQGPRNIDHWLEIREDNGQQVIAYLQERADRFDLFHPEYPFMQDKALTPDKAVSVFALHTMSTSKVFSHEHEWSGYSISFQEAARLLIRLNAVDVSSLRSSYPPKKGPSTASSTPTINSANLLIQGSTLQETMLLNLMQYNPAGEIPSRVSGQDTANWEIGYTGIPKKEIPKGYINYLSFPWRRLCLFAENGRIKQLAITMGHSFPEEIKVEQWECHIPYRDGKPVRISLDRQLWRDAHCFLLTADKNHRPQIIDWLAELVLDGVIEDTLCFRVFGMSADKAKPLGWSVENFSTPTIYITHEDLAGLLKQATVIAEENKQAFRAFRGSPYYVLAEVLKYGDAGSLAHSLGGAARYWALLDREFTELLYKLPKDKETDENEITRYGGTCLPAWEKTVQNAAREAFTESIESIRDYRARALALRALNLLLHKLRKFSTPQVIQEITHVHS
- the cas3 gene encoding CRISPR-associated helicase Cas3', with the translated sequence MEQSRERFWAKTGKGQLGPNGEPLYHPVICHLADTAAVAMEMVRTYLSPVAVVTLAKGLGLSGEDLIRCCGFLAGSHDLGKVSPVFQYQVSNIGQMLSGSKLYEGWFKYAQGLEKTGHGLITAKTLPEFLVEHGINNRLARRLAEIVGGHHGYFPSAQEIKGLPKVQMGEAKWPCFRRVIFEQLNTFVGWTVAPTKCDNAAAMLLAGLTTVADWVASNEQSFPYTPDQPFEEYAQGLKDKAETALKKLGWSQAKTGEPLPFTELFAGFTPRPLQEAAIALTAGLTSPCLVLVEASMGEGKTEAALYLADYLQHQTGTGGFYIGLPTQATSNAMWKRTKAFLGKRYPEDVINLTLSHGAAVLKTEYIKSSCRLDQVFDQEGRVVASEWHTARKRTLLSPYGVGTLDQGLMGVVRSRHQFVRLFGLAGRTVILDEIHAYDLYTSTLLERFVEWLALLGSPVLALSATLPRSTRAQLVQAYARGAGFRQTSLPEVTYPRLTALTAQGVQVKPFEASEHVRRTLHLHWVADDHWAEELRGTLQEGGCAAVICSTVDRAQQVYARLQGYFEPAELKLFHARFLFKDREAIEADCLDKFGKEGSNRPLRYVLVATQVIEQSLDVDFDVMVSDLAPIDLLLQRSGREHRHHIEEMGKDEHKIERPRQRPPRLKEPALWLVKPKISAEGMVNFLESGYIYDRHILLRTWLTLRHRVSVVLPKEMDMLIESVYDLEAVIPAEVEPSHATDWQESLSAYCLDCEVMTSNASDARIPPTLEETKVDNFTRRATEDDEGAIMHMTRMGEPSVTTIFLQQTPQGLVLPRTGLAVDLEKTPQLEEIQALLSHSTRLGKKGLVNALLAQARPSIWKSALLRNCRHVVLDESREALVSDWRLILDEQMGVVIEKLQQSKDQ